The following proteins are co-located in the Granulicella pectinivorans genome:
- a CDS encoding TonB-dependent receptor gives MSFRLRVSLMICLMAALCGFVAATPLQAQTGATVRGNVVDPDDALIPGAIVTLTPVSGKAFTATSQSDGTYTIKGVPAGTYSLTATATGFGTFVKLGVRVAAGAAVAQDIKMALQEQSQVVQVTAQSAQVSVDADSNASSTVIKGKDLEALSDDPDELSSELTALAGPAAGPNGGQIYVDGFTGGQLPPKSSIREIRVNQNPFSAQYDRVGFGRVEVFTKPGTDKFHGSASLQGNNSSFNSTNPFQGAVIPYHTIFFLGQLTGPLTKSSSFTIGGSHRTIQNNSLINPTAFFSNSPTSAVLCAPRDFTCSANAYPASARSVFVPQTRWDISPRIDVALGEKNTLTTRFQYESNSTQNDGLGTSSLPTSAYNDGSTEATLQVSDSQIVSSKIVNETRFEYQHTTGYQNPASTAPQLTVQGAFTGGGSSSGTFNNTGTHIEVQNYTSIALAKNFIRFGGRMRFNSEDLTSNANLNGTFTYSHLLDPCYPANIAAGSSTAANCANTTTLCNAANAVGANYVSSYQCGTPSQFVKATINTPTINARTTDVGLYAEDDWKPKSNLSISIGIRYEAQTVIHSSHDFAPRTSVSYGIPRKNGNPTTVLRGGFGIFYDRFALGNILTTYQNNGTAQQIATYLNPGLACTPTNTNACGSTANSLNTIYTLAPNLRSSYNLQGAVGVDQQVSKIGTVSVNYLMTRGDHQFIAASFPNMVNNVLTGYNYQYGSRGLYNQRQLTVNANVRTRYVTMGGFYALSFANANTNGASSFTTNAYNPSVDYGRAAFNHTQFSVIYGSANLPWKFTASPFLIAQSGNPYNVTTGTDVNRDSLYNDRPAFSNIAASCTNSASFVTPTAGSSYTPIPINYCTGPGNFTLNMRVARTFGFGPRTGAPAGQGGRQRDPSRMGMGGPGGPGGGGGRGGGPGGFGGGGNSGRKYNLTFGAQGSNIFNKVPLGTPVGTLTSPKFGQPVNIGGRPFSSGSAVRTITLQATFNF, from the coding sequence ATGTCTTTTCGATTGCGCGTATCCCTGATGATTTGCCTCATGGCGGCCCTGTGCGGCTTCGTGGCGGCCACCCCCCTCCAGGCCCAGACCGGCGCCACCGTGCGCGGCAATGTCGTCGATCCCGATGACGCCCTCATCCCCGGCGCCATCGTCACGCTCACCCCGGTGAGCGGCAAGGCCTTTACCGCTACCTCCCAGAGCGACGGAACCTACACCATCAAGGGCGTTCCGGCAGGCACCTACTCGCTCACCGCCACCGCCACCGGCTTCGGCACCTTCGTCAAGCTGGGCGTGCGCGTCGCCGCCGGCGCGGCCGTCGCGCAGGACATCAAGATGGCCCTGCAGGAACAGTCGCAGGTCGTCCAGGTCACCGCGCAATCCGCCCAGGTCTCGGTCGATGCCGACTCCAACGCCAGCTCCACCGTCATCAAAGGCAAGGACCTCGAAGCGCTCTCCGACGATCCCGACGAACTCTCCTCCGAACTCACCGCCCTCGCCGGTCCCGCTGCCGGACCCAACGGCGGCCAGATCTACGTCGACGGATTCACCGGTGGACAGCTCCCGCCCAAGTCCTCCATCCGCGAAATCCGCGTGAACCAGAACCCCTTCTCAGCCCAGTATGACCGCGTCGGCTTCGGACGCGTCGAGGTCTTCACCAAGCCCGGTACGGATAAGTTCCACGGATCCGCCTCGCTGCAGGGCAACAACTCCAGCTTCAACTCCACCAACCCCTTCCAGGGCGCGGTCATCCCGTACCACACCATCTTCTTCCTCGGCCAGCTCACCGGCCCCCTAACCAAATCGTCGTCCTTCACCATTGGTGGATCGCACCGCACCATCCAGAACAACTCGCTGATCAATCCGACAGCTTTCTTCTCCAACTCGCCCACCTCCGCCGTGCTCTGCGCCCCGCGCGACTTTACCTGCTCGGCCAACGCGTACCCCGCCAGCGCGCGTTCGGTCTTCGTGCCGCAGACGCGCTGGGACATCAGCCCGCGTATCGACGTAGCGCTGGGTGAGAAGAACACCCTCACCACCCGCTTCCAGTACGAGTCCAACAGCACCCAGAACGATGGCCTCGGAACCTCGTCGCTGCCCACTTCCGCCTATAACGATGGCAGCACCGAAGCCACCCTCCAGGTCAGCGACTCGCAGATCGTCAGCTCAAAGATCGTCAACGAGACGCGCTTTGAGTACCAGCACACCACCGGCTACCAGAACCCCGCCTCCACAGCCCCTCAACTCACCGTCCAGGGTGCCTTCACCGGCGGCGGAAGTAGCTCCGGCACGTTCAACAACACCGGCACCCACATCGAGGTCCAGAACTACACCTCCATCGCGCTCGCCAAGAACTTCATCCGCTTCGGCGGACGTATGCGATTCAACAGCGAGGACCTCACCTCCAACGCCAACCTGAACGGCACCTTCACCTATAGCCATCTGCTCGATCCCTGCTATCCCGCCAATATCGCCGCTGGAAGCTCCACCGCCGCGAACTGCGCCAACACCACGACACTCTGCAACGCCGCGAACGCCGTCGGTGCCAACTACGTCTCGTCCTATCAGTGCGGCACGCCCAGCCAGTTCGTCAAAGCGACCATCAACACGCCCACGATCAACGCCCGCACCACCGACGTTGGCCTCTACGCGGAAGACGACTGGAAGCCCAAGTCCAACCTCTCCATCAGCATAGGCATACGATACGAAGCCCAGACCGTCATCCACAGCAGCCATGACTTCGCGCCCCGTACCTCCGTCTCGTACGGTATTCCACGCAAGAATGGCAACCCCACCACAGTCCTGCGCGGCGGCTTTGGCATCTTCTATGACCGCTTCGCCCTCGGCAACATCCTGACCACGTACCAGAACAACGGCACAGCGCAGCAGATCGCCACCTACCTCAACCCCGGCCTCGCCTGCACACCCACCAACACCAACGCATGCGGAAGCACGGCGAACAGCCTCAACACCATCTACACCCTTGCGCCGAACCTGCGCAGCTCCTACAACCTCCAGGGTGCCGTCGGCGTCGATCAGCAGGTCTCGAAGATCGGTACCGTCTCCGTCAACTACCTCATGACGCGTGGCGACCACCAGTTCATCGCCGCATCCTTCCCCAACATGGTGAACAATGTGCTCACCGGCTACAACTACCAGTACGGCTCGCGCGGCCTCTATAACCAGAGGCAACTCACCGTCAACGCCAACGTCCGCACGCGTTACGTCACCATGGGCGGCTTCTACGCATTGAGCTTCGCCAACGCCAACACCAACGGTGCCAGTTCCTTCACCACCAATGCCTACAACCCCAGCGTCGACTACGGCCGCGCCGCCTTCAACCACACGCAGTTCTCCGTCATCTACGGATCGGCGAACCTGCCCTGGAAGTTCACCGCCTCGCCCTTCCTCATCGCGCAGTCCGGCAATCCCTATAACGTGACGACCGGAACCGACGTCAACCGCGACTCGCTCTACAACGATCGCCCAGCCTTCAGCAACATCGCCGCAAGCTGCACCAACTCGGCCAGCTTCGTCACCCCGACAGCAGGTTCCAGCTACACCCCCATCCCGATCAACTACTGCACCGGACCGGGGAACTTCACGCTGAACATGCGCGTGGCCCGTACCTTCGGCTTCGGCCCCCGCACCGGCGCCCCGGCAGGGCAGGGTGGACGTCAGCGTGATCCCTCTCGCATGGGCATGGGCGGCCCCGGCGGACCTGGCGGCGGTGGTGGACGTGGCGGCGGGCCCGGCGGCTTCGGTGGTGGAGGAAACTCCGGCCGCAAGTACAACCTCACCTTCGGCGCGCAGGGCTCCAACATCTTCAACAAGGTGCCGCTCGGAACCCCGGTCGGAACCCTTACCAGCCCGAAGTTCGGCCAGCCGGTCAACATCGGTGGACGCCCGTTCAGCTCCGGTTCGGCGGTTCGCACCATCACCCTCCAGGCAACCTTCAACTTCTAA
- a CDS encoding NAD-dependent succinate-semialdehyde dehydrogenase, with amino-acid sequence MRFAICHYGWDQDSGVHSCYTRVRLSCTGFVASEPRMAIETINPADGTLVKTFPALTTEAVQQRLALAAEAFASFRRVPLAHRALCMRKLASTLEEEVEDLAALITLEMGKPILAAKAEIVKCAAVCRYYAEHAALILAPEVVQTERNHSYIKWEPLGPILAVMPWNFPFWQVFRFLAPALMAGNVGLLKPAQNVPQCSLAIESLVRRAGFPRGTFQTLLIEVPQVEAVLNDRRVVAVTVTGSEQAGRAIGAQAGWLIKKSVMELGGSDPFIVMASADLELAVTTAVKARTVANGQSCIAAKRFIVAAEIYDEFERRFVDGMEMLRVGDPMRESTDVGPLATVKILEGVEAQVKAAVAAGARVLTGGERLHGKGNYFEPTILTNVPRTAPVFYEEIFGPVAMLFRVQNIDEAIALANDTPFGLGASAWTRDPAEQQRLIAEMECGTVFLNAMVASDPQLPFGGIKRSGHGRELSAAGMREFLNAKTVVIADQGPAEPEPDRKPIVIYEPADRDPDDRTDPYAAYRNR; translated from the coding sequence ATACGCTTCGCCATCTGCCATTATGGATGGGACCAGGATTCTGGCGTCCACTCTTGCTACACTCGCGTCAGACTGAGTTGCACTGGATTTGTTGCATCTGAACCACGCATGGCTATTGAGACCATCAATCCCGCCGACGGAACGCTCGTCAAGACCTTTCCCGCGCTGACGACCGAGGCCGTGCAGCAGAGGCTGGCGCTGGCGGCGGAGGCCTTTGCGAGCTTCCGGCGTGTGCCGTTGGCGCACCGGGCGCTGTGCATGCGGAAGCTGGCTTCGACGCTGGAGGAAGAGGTCGAAGACCTGGCGGCGCTGATTACGCTGGAGATGGGCAAGCCGATCCTGGCGGCGAAGGCGGAGATTGTGAAGTGCGCGGCGGTGTGCCGGTACTATGCCGAGCATGCGGCTCTGATTCTGGCTCCCGAGGTGGTGCAGACGGAGCGGAACCACAGCTACATCAAGTGGGAGCCGCTGGGTCCGATTCTCGCGGTGATGCCGTGGAACTTTCCGTTCTGGCAGGTGTTCCGGTTTCTGGCTCCGGCGCTGATGGCGGGGAATGTGGGCCTGCTGAAGCCGGCGCAGAATGTGCCGCAGTGCTCGCTGGCGATCGAGTCTTTAGTGCGAAGAGCGGGCTTTCCCAGGGGGACGTTCCAGACGCTGCTGATTGAAGTTCCGCAGGTGGAGGCGGTGCTGAACGACCGGCGCGTCGTGGCGGTGACCGTGACGGGAAGCGAGCAGGCCGGGCGGGCGATTGGCGCGCAGGCGGGTTGGCTGATCAAGAAGTCGGTGATGGAGCTGGGCGGGAGCGATCCGTTTATCGTGATGGCTTCGGCGGATCTGGAGCTTGCGGTGACGACGGCGGTAAAGGCTCGTACGGTCGCCAATGGGCAGTCCTGCATTGCGGCGAAGCGGTTTATTGTCGCGGCGGAGATCTACGACGAGTTCGAGCGGCGGTTTGTCGATGGGATGGAGATGCTGCGGGTGGGCGACCCGATGCGCGAGTCGACCGATGTGGGGCCGTTGGCCACGGTGAAGATTCTGGAGGGCGTCGAGGCGCAGGTAAAGGCGGCTGTCGCGGCGGGGGCCCGGGTGCTGACGGGGGGCGAGAGGCTGCATGGGAAGGGAAATTACTTCGAGCCGACGATTTTGACGAATGTGCCGAGGACGGCTCCGGTGTTCTACGAGGAGATCTTTGGGCCGGTGGCGATGCTGTTTCGCGTGCAGAATATCGATGAGGCGATCGCGCTGGCAAATGACACGCCGTTTGGGCTGGGAGCTTCGGCGTGGACGCGCGATCCGGCGGAGCAACAGAGGCTGATCGCGGAGATGGAGTGCGGCACGGTGTTTCTGAACGCGATGGTGGCGAGCGATCCTCAGCTTCCGTTTGGAGGGATCAAGCGTTCGGGGCATGGCCGTGAGCTTTCGGCGGCGGGGATGCGGGAGTTCTTGAACGCGAAGACGGTAGTGATCGCGGATCAGGGACCGGCCGAGCCGGAGCCGGACCGTAAGCCGATCGTGATTTACGAGCCGGCGGATCGGGACCCGGACGACCGGACCGATCCTTATGCGGCATATCGGAACCGCTGA
- a CDS encoding M20 family metallo-hydrolase — MQEISIDGERLNRELTELAGFTQVEPSPLGTAVTRVVFTADDLRARAWLMGLAEEAGFSVRVDAVGNTFIRWEGSEPELAAVATGSHVDAIPHAGMYDGTVGVMGGLEAMRALKAAGFVPRRSIELVLLTSEEPTRFGIGCLGSRLIAGTLAPEKADGLVDLLPGAEAGSTLATVREAAGFRGSLEGVRLAVGHYDGWVELHIEQGPLLEREGLPIGIVTDIAAPAGYRFVIEGVGGHAGALLMPDRKDALCAASEVILSVEKHVLAANRASGTSNTVGTVGTCEVHPGAVNSVPSRVTLQLDIRDTDPVRREGVMQAVRTDVAEIAAARGVTIAETMVNADAPATSSEKIVAAIEVACGGARLPFKKMVSRAYHDSSFMARICPIAMIFIPCRAGVSHRPDEYASPSAIMDGTRILASTLATLASD; from the coding sequence ATGCAGGAGATTTCGATCGACGGGGAACGGCTGAATCGGGAGCTTACGGAGCTGGCTGGGTTTACGCAGGTGGAGCCTTCGCCGCTGGGGACGGCGGTGACGCGGGTGGTGTTTACGGCGGACGATCTGCGGGCTCGGGCGTGGCTGATGGGGCTGGCGGAGGAGGCGGGCTTCTCGGTTCGGGTGGATGCGGTGGGGAATACGTTTATCCGTTGGGAGGGGTCTGAGCCGGAGCTGGCGGCGGTGGCGACGGGGTCGCATGTCGACGCGATTCCGCATGCGGGGATGTATGACGGAACCGTTGGCGTGATGGGCGGCCTGGAAGCGATGCGGGCACTGAAGGCCGCGGGGTTTGTGCCAAGGCGGTCGATTGAGCTGGTGCTGCTGACGTCGGAGGAGCCGACGCGGTTCGGCATCGGGTGCCTGGGAAGCCGGCTGATCGCTGGGACTTTGGCTCCGGAGAAGGCGGATGGTCTGGTGGATCTGCTGCCTGGGGCGGAGGCTGGGAGTACGTTGGCAACGGTGCGGGAGGCGGCTGGGTTTCGTGGGTCGCTGGAGGGTGTGAGGCTGGCGGTTGGGCACTATGACGGATGGGTGGAACTGCATATCGAGCAGGGACCGCTGCTGGAGCGGGAGGGGCTGCCGATTGGCATTGTGACGGATATTGCTGCGCCTGCCGGGTATCGGTTTGTCATCGAGGGCGTGGGCGGTCATGCGGGGGCGTTGCTGATGCCGGATCGCAAGGATGCTCTGTGTGCGGCTTCCGAGGTGATTCTTTCGGTGGAGAAGCATGTGCTGGCGGCGAACCGGGCCTCGGGGACTTCGAACACGGTGGGTACGGTGGGGACGTGTGAGGTGCATCCGGGGGCTGTGAACAGCGTGCCCAGCAGGGTGACGCTGCAACTCGATATTCGGGATACGGACCCGGTGCGGCGCGAGGGCGTGATGCAGGCGGTGCGGACGGATGTTGCGGAGATTGCGGCGGCTCGTGGCGTGACGATTGCGGAGACGATGGTGAATGCCGATGCTCCGGCCACTTCGTCGGAGAAGATTGTGGCGGCGATTGAGGTGGCGTGCGGCGGGGCGCGGCTGCCGTTCAAGAAGATGGTGAGCCGGGCGTATCACGACTCGTCGTTCATGGCGCGGATATGCCCGATTGCGATGATTTTTATCCCATGCCGTGCGGGCGTGAGCCACAGGCCGGATGAATACGCTTCGCCATCTGCCATTATGGATGGGACCAGGATTCTGGCGTCCACTCTTGCTACACTCGCGTCAGACTGA
- the allE gene encoding (S)-ureidoglycine aminohydrolase, whose protein sequence is MHHLGATRSAHRRDHLLHTPDAFIRIPLPGLTLGSAIVHAAPAIGAAFTQYTVELQVGGKLADSGLPGVQRFVFVQSGTVDLASEAAFRSLPATGFCFVPADVAHTLTATEAAVLQVIDKPFTGLEGAAATRIVTGVESQIPGMPLGDDPDLLVRAMMPAGGEYDFAVNTMSYAPGASLAQVEVHVMEHGLMMLEGGGIYRLNDAWYPVAAGDFIWMGPYCPQWFGAIGKTQAKYLIYKDFNRHPLA, encoded by the coding sequence ATGCATCATCTTGGAGCTACACGGAGTGCGCACAGGCGCGATCATCTGCTGCATACACCGGATGCATTTATTCGCATCCCCCTGCCTGGGCTGACGCTGGGGTCGGCGATCGTGCATGCGGCACCGGCGATTGGGGCGGCGTTTACGCAGTACACGGTGGAGTTGCAGGTGGGTGGAAAGCTTGCGGATTCGGGGCTGCCTGGAGTGCAGCGGTTTGTGTTTGTGCAGTCGGGAACGGTGGACCTGGCTTCGGAGGCGGCGTTTCGTTCGCTGCCGGCGACGGGGTTTTGTTTCGTGCCGGCGGATGTGGCGCATACGTTGACGGCGACTGAAGCGGCGGTGCTGCAGGTGATCGACAAGCCGTTTACGGGGTTGGAGGGAGCGGCGGCTACGCGGATTGTGACGGGGGTGGAGTCGCAGATTCCAGGGATGCCGCTGGGGGACGATCCGGACCTGCTGGTGCGGGCGATGATGCCGGCCGGAGGGGAGTACGACTTTGCGGTGAACACGATGAGCTATGCGCCGGGGGCGTCGCTGGCGCAGGTGGAGGTGCATGTGATGGAGCATGGGCTGATGATGCTCGAAGGCGGGGGGATCTACCGGCTGAACGATGCGTGGTATCCGGTTGCGGCGGGGGACTTTATCTGGATGGGGCCGTATTGCCCGCAGTGGTTTGGGGCGATTGGGAAGACGCAGGCGAAGTATCTTATTTATAAAGATTTCAACCGCCATCCACTGGCCTGA